The following is a genomic window from Solanum lycopersicum chromosome 6, SLM_r2.1.
TTTTACCAGCACCACTGACGCCAACTAATGCAGTAAGCACGCCCGGCCTAAATGCACCAGTAACATTGACTAGTAACTGCAGTTTATCTCCTACTAGCCCCTGTAGCTTAAGCTCCTGAAGAAATAATTTCGTATACTGATAAGGAATTTGCTTTGGAATATATTGCATTCATTGCTTACTGTAATTGAACTGCTGTTCGTTTACCATTGGAACGTCAACGTAGTAACTGATCTCCTTAAAACACATAGAAAGAGGCTCGAACGGAAGAACCATGCCTCTTCGTTTCTTGATCTCTCTTCCTGCCAACAGACCGGGAATCATGAATATCTACTCATTGCAACGAAAAGTTAACTTCAAAAGTGAAAATTCTTTAACAAACCAGTGAATGAGTGTGAATGGTTCAAAAACTCTCCAAATGGAACAATGTTATCTTCACTCTCATGTTCCTTGTCCTTGTTTTGGGTGTTTTTCTTTGAAACAACTGCTTGCTGGCTCCCTAATGCTGCAGAAAGTTGCCAAAACATGATAAGTTCCCAAAGAACTTGCATCTTGTTTCCTTGTATTAGAACAATAGGTATGAAAAGAAACTAGAACAATAGGCATTAAGAGCAAGTCATGTTAACCAGTAATACTAGAGCATCCAAACATTTTTCTTCTGCTCAAATCTTTGTTACAGCTAGACTTCCTCTCTAAACGCGTCACAATAAAGACTTGTAGGACCAGAATTTGGATATTTAAGAGGATTGTATATAAGATTTAGAAGAAGAAACTTACGGTTGAGGTAAGTCAGAAATATCGTGAAGAGGACGTTGAACACTATTATATACCCAATCAATGCACCAACACCGATCCAATACCAATAGTTCTCTGGAAATAAGCTACGAACCTTCAATAACATCTGACCCAGAGATATATTGTCCCTAAATCTCTGCCAGTTTAAAGTGAAAAGGTAAATCTATATCCAACAGTAGTACTGATTAACAAATGAGCAGCATTAATAAACAGTAgtcaaaacatatttttatctGAAGCATCAACACTTTATAGTAGTCATTTCTTAGTGTTAAAAGAATTACACAAGATTGAAGGCCTTCAACACCATGTGAAGAGAACAGTTTGTTTTTCCTCGGAAGATAGAAATTCgtaaaaaaggaagaaaacatgCTAATATATATCTCATTTTCATGAATAGACATTAAGTTTGACTAACTCCACCTGAATTTTTCGTTGCTATGTTGGTGATCCGCTATTTTTGGATGTATTAAAGTGTAGATTATTAGCAAGTCTTGGACTGTAATTTGATATGAAACAGACACCAGAATACCGAATTACCTTATCCCAAGAATGGCCACGGAACTCATTCACTGAAGCTGAATTCTGGGCATACATCAAAGGGGAAAACCAGTAACCCCAAATCCACCAACTTGGGATGCTATCTGTAACGATATGAAAAGTTCAACTACAAACTAATTGAATAAAAGCCATTTTCTCTCAGGGTGAAGTAACTAATTCATCGATGAGCCAAATTGAGAGTGTAAATTACCTCTTGAGATAACAAATCCTCCGAGAGCCATGACTACCAACATTGCAAAAGATCCAAAGGTATTAGCAACTATCATATTTCTGCCTAGTGATGCCATCACACGGAAAAGTCCTATTGACATCTGATGCAATGAGAAATACAACAGAAACTGACGGAAGCACCTGAAGTTATTAAACAAAACAAGTTATCTTACCTCTATCAAATATGGTGAAAAACTAATACAGAATACAAAACAAGATGAAACGAATAGAACCAATTgtcaaaacaattaaaaagatACCTGGTTATTTGAGGATCAAAGCCAACCACATAGTATGTAGCTGCAACCCAAATAATGGACTCTAAAAGTGATGTGGGAATACTCAAAAGCCAAGACGGAAGAGTGTATATCCAACACGGGTAGAAATGTAAATCTCTCTGCTTGTAAAGAACGGGAAGCTTCGCTATCAGCATAGGCACCTCCAAGAAACCATTGAAAAGAACCATAAGAATTGCAAAATAGAGAGCACCAAGGTAAACAGCTCCATCTTCAAGTGTATCATGATGCATTGTCGAACGGAAGAACACACTCATCATTATCAAGATAATCAGAAAGAGCTGCAATATGGAAAATAATATGTCCATCTCAACAACTAACAGTATAACTCGAAAAGGGATCTAAAGAAGCAACGTGTATTGAGATTTTCTTTTGCAAAGAAACTGTTAAGAGATATGACCTGTGTGACTTTGAAAACGAGCACAGCAGAGTTTCGCTTTAATAATAGCAACTGCCAGTCAAAACTGATCTTAAGAAGCTCAGACTTTTTCACACCATATGTACTAGAGGACAGAGCTGCTGGATGACCGTCACGTTTGTCGAATGGAATAGCCAGTTCTTGTGCCAATGCATTACCAACATGAAAGGATTGAAACCCCTCAGCAAACTTTGTTGCTGATACATAGCTGTACTGACTATTGAGAAACCAATACTGCCCTTGATCTTTTTCTGATGTTAACTGTGCAGAGATAGATAACAAGATGATAAACCAAATAAGAGCACCATCAATAAAGCATCAGTCAAATGCTTGAAATCAGAAAATTACCTCTTGAAGAAAATCAGCAACATTTTTCCTGGAGGGGCATTTGAAACCCATAAATTTGAAGAACTCAAGCGCAGTTTCGCGAGGACCTTGATAAATGATTTGGCCCTCACTTAAAAGAATTATATCATCAAAGAGAGAGTAAGTTTCAGGGTCAGGTTGCAATAAAGAAACCAGGGTAGTCCCATCAAATGCGCAAGTCGTGTACTTTAAGTACTTGATGATTTGAAAGGTAGTTGAACTATCTAGCCCCGTTGAGATTTCATCCATTAAGAGTACCCTTGGTGCACCCATTAGTAACTCACCTGCATACATTTCTCACAACTTCAATAATCCAAGCAATGACttctttcaataattttaaacaaGCAGATATCAGCTAGCAGAAATGAAGGCAAGTACCAGTAGTGAGCCGCTTCTTCTGTCCCCCTGAAATCCCTTTGAGCATTTCATCTCCTACTAATGTATCCGCACAAATATCCAATCCTAAAATCTTTGCAGATATTTCAGAAGGATGTAAAAGAAATGCCCAGAAAGTAGTCCGCGAAAGCACAATGAAGTCTATAACGCTAATGTCTTATATCCATAACATGATGCAATTGATTATTGAAGCATAGTACAGAAGATAAAACAACAATATTTCAATAAATTGGACCATAACTCTTTCTTATAATCAACTTTTATGTATCTTTCACATTGAGCATGTCCGGTAAAAAGTTGTGCAGTCAGTAAAGAAATATAAGGTTCATAGTAGTTAGTAGCATTTCGACATGTAAAATTAACATACAGAAAATTACAGGTCCATATGCAGCATGTGGAATGAATGTCgaaaaacaatgaatttaataaaGCCTCACTGCTAACATACCTTTAGAATGTAATCTACAACTATACTTGTCTGTTCTCCCAATGCTACTGCCTGATAGAAAACAGTTACATCAACATAAGATTAATGAAGTGTTTTCTCTACACATGTAACCTAGAAAACAAACTTTATGCAGATGCCGCCATAccttaataaaaatatcaatatcttGATCAGGAATTATTCCAGCATTTGTCTCTCTTCTTAGAAGTTCCATAAGCAAATCTGCCAAATTTTGATGGTTTTATATCAAATTCAACTAGAAAAGTACCGTAAAGTGCATCACTGATAGTAACAGGTTTAGAAAATACCCTGCTTAAAACCGACACCCTGGCAACGTCCAGAAAACTCAAGTGTCTCTCTAACTGTCATTTCTGCGATGTGTGAATCCCTCTGGCTGACATATGCAGCCGTCCTTTGAGGAACAAACTCCTTCAGATCATGTCCATTGTAAGTGACTCTTCCTGATATCTTCATAGTAAGTTAACTGCATTAATGAGGGACAAAAACAATCTTTTCGAAACAAAAGCTAAGGTAGCTACAATGAcgttatgaaaaaaaaaatccaacttTTCAGCAATTTTGCACCAAACAAATATGTTTATGAtgaattgattaaaaatatttgaagtattaTCTCATGGATATTCTAGTATTGATATCAAAGGACGAATTGCATGTACACTTGTTTTAAGGTTCCAGTATGGGAAATAAGTCGTTAAAAATTGATGCATGTC
Proteins encoded in this region:
- the ABCG42 gene encoding ABC transporter G family member 32 isoform X2; the protein is MTVRETLEFSGRCQGVGFKQDLLMELLRRETNAGIIPDQDIDIFIKAVALGEQTSIVVDYILKILGLDICADTLVGDEMLKGISGGQKKRLTTGELLMGAPRVLLMDEISTGLDSSTTFQIIKYLKYTTCAFDGTTLVSLLQPDPETYSLFDDIILLSEGQIIYQGPRETALEFFKFMGFKCPSRKNVADFLQELTSEKDQGQYWFLNSQYSYVSATKFAEGFQSFHVGNALAQELAIPFDKRDGHPAALSSSTYGVKKSELLKISFDWQLLLLKRNSAVLVFKVTQLFLIILIMMSVFFRSTMHHDTLEDGAVYLGALYFAILMVLFNGFLEVPMLIAKLPVLYKQRDLHFYPCWIYTLPSWLLSIPTSLLESIIWVAATYYVVGFDPQITRCFRQFLLYFSLHQMSIGLFRVMASLGRNMIVANTFGSFAMLVVMALGGFVISRDSIPSWWIWGYWFSPLMYAQNSASVNEFRGHSWDKRFRDNISLGQMLLKVRSLFPENYWYWIGVGALIGYIIVFNVLFTIFLTYLNPLGSQQAVVSKKNTQNKDKEHESEDNIVPFGEFLNHSHSFTGREIKKRRGMVLPFEPLSMCFKEISYYVDVPMELKLQGLVGDKLQLLVNVTGAFRPGVLTALVGVSGAGKTTLMDVLAGRKTGGHITGNIYISGHPKKQETFARVSGYCEQNDVHSPCLTIHESLLFSAWLRLSSQVDVKTQKAFVEEVMELVELTSLRGALVGLPGVDGLSTEQRKRLTIAVELVANPSIVFMDEPTSGLDARSAAIVMRTVRNIVDTGRTIVCTIHQPSIDIFESFDELLLMKRGGQLIYAGSLGNRSCKLIQYFEEIQGVHRIRSGQNPAAWVLEVTSSAEENRLGVDFADIYRKSALFQQNEEMVESLSKPQEGSAELYFSSKYSQSFFGQFLACLWKQNLSYWRNPQYTAVRFFYTVIISLMFGSICWKFGSKRSTQQDILNAMGSMYAAVLFIGITNASSVQPVVFIERFVSYRERAAGMYSALPFAFAQVTIEFPYVFIQTLIYSAIFYFMASFEWNIWKFVWYIYFMYFTLLYFTLFGMMTTSVSPNHNIAAILAAPFYMMWNLFSGFMISRMRIPIYWRWYYWANPVAWSLYGLLTSQYGEVNEHLTLADGVHTVSIKRFIKEQFGYRQEFLGTAGVAVIGFCIIFAVTFAFAIKFFNFQRR